In the genome of Microaerobacter geothermalis, the window TTATACCCTATCCGGATATGAAGTCTATTCTACGATTTCCGGTTTTGCTAAAAAGTTCGAATTATACCCCCAAATCTTAAAAAAAATAGAAAGCAAAGATCAGGATCGCTCTTACGGAATTATCTATCTTCTTGATGGAACCTGGTATCGCACATATGAAACCAATTCTGAAGCAAACATGAGCGAATAGGCGAAATACCCTATTTATAATATTTCATTTCAATGTTATTATAGATATTATGCGGGAGATCAAGCATTACATTATTTTCGGTATAAGCTAAGGACTGATAATCCAAATTTTGTCTTTCATTTTTATTGAAGTAAATTTTTCTATGAAAAAATATTGAAAAAAAAAGGGAAAAGGTAATGAATGTGGAAATTAGATACTATGTGAATCAGTTGCAGACCTTTTTTCAGGGAGGTGCCATAGTTTGAGCATCGATGATTATATTGTCAGTTTGGACATCGGTACATCCAAAGTCAGAGTCATTATCGGAGAAATAAATAATGGCGCCCTTAATATTATAGGGGTTGGCTCCTCAGATTCTGAGGGGATCAAAAAAGGTGCCATCGTTGATATTGATCAAACCGTTGCTTCAATCCGAAATGCCGTTCAGCATGCGGAACAAATGGTTGGGATCTCGATACAGGATGTGTTTATAGGTATAGCTGGTAATCATATTCAATTATTACCAACCCAGGGAGTCGTTGCTGTATCCAGTGAGGACCGAGAGATTGGAGACGAGGATATTGAACGGGTGATTCAAGCTTCCCGGGTAATTGCCATCCCCCCTGAAAGAGAGATCATTGATGTAGTACCTAAACAGTTTGTTGTAGATGGATTGAGAGACATAAAGGATCCACGCGGGATGATCGGAGTTCGTTTGGAAATGGAAGGAACCATCATTACTGGTTCTAAAACTGTAATACATAACGTGGTTCGCTGTATTCAACGGGCGGGATTATCCATAGCCGGTATTGTTCTCCAACCTTTAGCGGCAAGTGAAATTGCCCTTTCCAAGGATGATAAGAATTTAGGTGTCTTTTTATTAGATATCGGGGCGGGATCCACAACCCTTGCTTATTTTGAAGATGGTTATTTGGCTGCCCACTCAGTCCTTCCTATCGGAGGTGAATACATCACCCACGATATTACGATAGGACTGCGCACTCATACTGAGATATCTGAGAGAATTAAGCTGAAATATGGTTGTGCCTCAATCAAGGAAGCTTCAACTGAAGAAACTTTTAAAGTCCCACGGATAGGAAGCGATATGGAAAAACAGTATTCGCAATATGACTTAGCCAACATTATTGAGCCTCGCGTGGAGGAGATTTTTACACTAATTCATAAAGAAATTTCAAAAATGGGGGTTCATGATGAGATTCCTGGCGGATTTGTTTTAACCGGCGGCGTTGTAGCCATGCCCGGAATTTTGTTGGTTGCAAAGGAAATACTTCCCGGCCCGGTCCGTATTGCAATGCCGGATTATATTGGAGTACGTGATCCTTCATTTACTACAGGAGTTGGCATCATTCGATATGCCTCAAAACAAATGTTCCGAAGAGTTACCCATGTTCAGGGTCAAAATAGAATGAAGAATAAAAGCACAACAAAGTCGAACCATACAAAGTCAGGGAATCTAATGGAGAAAATGAAAGATTGGTTGAAAGAGTTTATCTAATCCCGTTGACTGTGATGAGGGGGAACAGATCCTATGTTACAATT includes:
- the ftsA gene encoding cell division protein FtsA — encoded protein: MSIDDYIVSLDIGTSKVRVIIGEINNGALNIIGVGSSDSEGIKKGAIVDIDQTVASIRNAVQHAEQMVGISIQDVFIGIAGNHIQLLPTQGVVAVSSEDREIGDEDIERVIQASRVIAIPPEREIIDVVPKQFVVDGLRDIKDPRGMIGVRLEMEGTIITGSKTVIHNVVRCIQRAGLSIAGIVLQPLAASEIALSKDDKNLGVFLLDIGAGSTTLAYFEDGYLAAHSVLPIGGEYITHDITIGLRTHTEISERIKLKYGCASIKEASTEETFKVPRIGSDMEKQYSQYDLANIIEPRVEEIFTLIHKEISKMGVHDEIPGGFVLTGGVVAMPGILLVAKEILPGPVRIAMPDYIGVRDPSFTTGVGIIRYASKQMFRRVTHVQGQNRMKNKSTTKSNHTKSGNLMEKMKDWLKEFI